Proteins from one Deltaproteobacteria bacterium CG2_30_66_27 genomic window:
- a CDS encoding 50S ribosomal protein L7/L12 has product MNKDEFIAMVEGMTVLELHEIVKALEDRFGVTAAAPVAAAAAGAAATVVEEQTEFDVVLTGFGANKIQVIKVVRELTGLGLKEAKDLVEAAPKPVKEGIARKDAEGMKKKIEDVGGTAEIK; this is encoded by the coding sequence ATGAACAAGGATGAATTCATCGCGATGGTGGAGGGGATGACCGTTCTCGAGCTGCACGAGATCGTGAAGGCGCTCGAGGACCGGTTCGGCGTGACGGCTGCAGCTCCCGTCGCCGCCGCGGCGGCCGGTGCGGCGGCGACCGTGGTGGAGGAGCAGACGGAGTTCGACGTCGTCCTCACCGGTTTCGGCGCCAACAAGATCCAGGTCATCAAGGTGGTCCGTGAGCTCACCGGCCTTGGGCTCAAGGAGGCAAAGGACCTGGTCGAGGCCGCTCCCAAGCCGGTCAAGGAAGGGATCGCCAGGAAGGACGCCGAGGGGATGAAGAAGAAGATCGAGGATGTCGGCGGAACCGCGGAGATAAAGTAA